From the genome of Chroicocephalus ridibundus chromosome 1, bChrRid1.1, whole genome shotgun sequence, one region includes:
- the IKBIP gene encoding inhibitor of nuclear factor kappa-B kinase-interacting protein isoform X1 produces the protein MSEVKQRKKDTSSKTSEGSRKVKKHSNCGKLASPRTSNNRSSFWMDSRTTLSISSLAVCLVLTWFLFQQSNKFANMEEKYSFLQQEAEKFLDVENKVNLISEKLESSESILQEAASSVSGMTEFEQEISSLHNTINDIQNNEQTLSLKVHSINEKFQNVTNSWRRSLDEMNTNTSSLKSEVKFIHTEVTSQINEVDQRIKSLSERVRDLEDSTARNIKILKRQEDDEFSRIEQKLDLHAKAVEKLEEEKNILVAKDTDLNQKLVNYEPKIEECKAHLPTIENAIHSILRLASELLSVEKKIGDLTTQLHTVENDMLKTVSDTTAMQKVLESIHYNDSMLKVQNKITVFEEVVRDIKVSSEAKEITLESCNLENDQNGDK, from the exons atgtCTGAAgttaagcagaggaaaaaagatacTTCATCCAAGACCAGCGAGGGTTCACGAAAGGTTAAGAAGCACAGTAACTGTGGGAAGCTGGCAAGTCCCAGGACCAGCAATAATCGGAGTTCCTTTTGGATGGACTCACGAACAACCTTAAGCATATCTTCCCTTGCTGTTTGCCTGGTGCTGACCTG GTTCTTATTTCAGCAGTCAAATAAATTTGCTAATATGGAAGAGAAGTACAGTTTCTTACAGCAAGAGGCTGAAAAATTCCTGGATGTGGAAAATAAAGTTAACTTAATTTCTGAAAAG CTTGAGTCTTCTGAAAGCATCCTACAAGAAGCTGCCTCGTCTGTCTCTGGGATGACTGAGTTTGAGCAGGAAATATCTTCTCTTCATAACACCATAAATGATATTCAGAACAATGAACAGACTCTCTCTCTAAAGGTGCACAGCATTAATGAGAAGTTCCAAAATGTTACAAATTCCTGGAGAAGAAGCTTGGATGAAATGAACACAAACACTAGTAGTTTAAAATCTGAAGTGAAGTTTATACATACAGAAGTTACTTCCCAAATTAATGAAGTTGACCAAAGAATTAAATCCCTTTCAGAAAGAGTGAGAGATTTGGAAGACAGTACagccagaaatattaaaatactaaaaaggCAAGAAGATGATGAATTCTCTAGAATTGAACAAAAGTTGGACTTACACGCAAAGGCAGTTGAAAaactagaagaagaaaagaatattctGGTAGCCAAGGACACAGACCTGAATCAGAAACTTGTGAACTATGAACCTAAGATCGAGGAGTGCAAGGCTCATTTGCCAACAATTGAAAATGCTATTCACTCTATTCTTAGATTAGCAAGTGAATTGCTAAGCGTGGAGAAAAAGATAGGGGACTTGACAACACAGCTACATACTGTGGAAAATGATATGTTGAAAACTGTCTCTGATACAACGGCGATGCAAAAGGTTCTTGAAAGCATACACTACAATGACAGCATGTTgaaagtgcaaaataaaataacGGTTTTCGAAGAAGTAGTGCGTGACATAAAAGTATcttcagaagcaaaagaaataactttaGAAAGTTGTAACTTAGAAAATGACCAGAATGGGGATAAGTGA
- the IKBIP gene encoding inhibitor of nuclear factor kappa-B kinase-interacting protein isoform X2 codes for MSEVKQRKKDTSSKTSEGSRKVKKHSNCGKLASPRTSNNRSSFWMDSRTTLSISSLAVCLVLTWFLFQQSNKFANMEEKYSFLQQEAEKFLDVENKVNLISEKCEKTWNLMEQVEDLQIIPHVQHLQEDIYAMKARSSSIIKNQEQLRKNLTALFHAVSSVEENAASVAKNTTLTIVTVKTDIRRISGLVSDMTALTDSLQTLEDRVEKGEKKTVKNIGDLLTSSIDRSTNLQTLASSNARKIEQIRTALSELRSDFNKHSDRLLNLEGDRAKVLKTVTFANDLKPKMYKLKKDSAIFEPLISDLTLRIGRLVEDVLRREKEIALLNEKLANLTRVQTESKDTKDEITKISDMN; via the exons atgtCTGAAgttaagcagaggaaaaaagatacTTCATCCAAGACCAGCGAGGGTTCACGAAAGGTTAAGAAGCACAGTAACTGTGGGAAGCTGGCAAGTCCCAGGACCAGCAATAATCGGAGTTCCTTTTGGATGGACTCACGAACAACCTTAAGCATATCTTCCCTTGCTGTTTGCCTGGTGCTGACCTG GTTCTTATTTCAGCAGTCAAATAAATTTGCTAATATGGAAGAGAAGTACAGTTTCTTACAGCAAGAGGCTGAAAAATTCCTGGATGTGGAAAATAAAGTTAACTTAATTTCTGAAAAG TGTGAAAAGACTTGGAACTTGATGGAACAGGTGGAAGACCTTCAAATAATTCCTCACGTTCAACATCTGCAGGAAGATATTTATGCAATGAAAGCAAGGTCTAGCAGCATAATTAAAAACCAAGAACAACTGCGGAAGAATTTAACAGCTCTTTTTCATGCAGTTTCAAGTGTTGAAGAGAATGCAGCTTCTGTAGCAAAAAACACAACTTTGACGATTGTGACAGTAAAAACTGACATAAGGCGCATTTCAGGCCTAGTCTCAGATATGACTGCGCTGACAGATTCTTTGCAAACACTAGAAGACAGAgtagaaaaaggtgaaaagaagacagtaaaaaataTAGGTGACCTGCTTACCAGTAGCATCGACCGAAGTACAAACCTACAAACCTTGGCATCCAGTAACGCAAGAAAAATTGAGCAAATTAGGACAGCGTTATCTGAGTTAAGGAGTGATTTTAACAAGCATTCCGATAGACTTTTGAATCTCGAAGGTGACAGAGCAAAAGTTCTGAAGACGGTTACATTTGCAAATGATTTAAAGCCCAAGATGTACAAACTTAAAAAGGATTCTGCCATTTTCGAGCCATTAATAAGTGACCTAACACTGAGAATAGGAAGATTAGTGGAGGATGTATTACGGCGGGAGAAGGAAATTGCTTTACTGAATGAGAAATTGGCCAATCTAACAAGAGTTCAAACTGAGAGCAAAGATACGAAGGATGAAATAACCAAGATTTCCGACATGAACTGA